Proteins encoded in a region of the Burkholderiales bacterium genome:
- the carA gene encoding glutamine-hydrolyzing carbamoyl-phosphate synthase small subunit, whose protein sequence is MSARTPAILVLKDGTVFRGTSIGAEGITVGEVVFNTAMTGYQEILTDPSYCRQIVTLTYPHIGNYGANAEDVEANRVHAAGLVIRDLPILASNWRQSWTLPEYLKRENIVAIADIDTRKLTRLLRDKGAQDGCIMAGDVSVDAALKAAQEFPGLMGMDLAKVVSCKQSYEWNEGAWNLASGYARRDGDGRFHVVAYDYGVKRNILRRLAAHGCKVTVVPAEMPAEEALGLEPDGILLANGPGDPAPCDYAIRAIRTFLGVGVPLFGICLGHQLLGLAVGAKTVKMKFGHHGANHPVQDLATGRVMITSQNHGFAVDPATLPANTKVTHVSLFDGSLQGFELTDRPAFCFQGHPEASPGPQDVDYLFKRFMKMMDEKESVKRET, encoded by the coding sequence GTGTCAGCGCGTACGCCCGCCATCCTCGTACTCAAGGATGGAACCGTATTTCGCGGCACGTCGATCGGCGCCGAAGGGATCACGGTCGGCGAGGTGGTGTTCAACACCGCCATGACCGGCTATCAGGAGATCCTCACCGATCCTTCGTACTGCCGGCAGATCGTCACCCTCACGTATCCGCACATCGGCAACTACGGTGCGAACGCCGAGGACGTCGAAGCGAACCGCGTCCATGCCGCGGGTCTCGTCATCCGCGACCTGCCGATCCTCGCGTCGAACTGGCGCCAGAGCTGGACTCTTCCGGAATACCTGAAACGCGAGAACATCGTCGCGATCGCGGACATCGATACGCGCAAATTGACGCGCCTGCTGCGCGACAAGGGCGCGCAGGACGGCTGCATCATGGCCGGCGACGTGAGCGTGGACGCGGCGCTCAAGGCCGCGCAGGAATTCCCCGGCCTGATGGGCATGGACCTCGCAAAAGTGGTGTCCTGCAAGCAGTCGTACGAATGGAACGAAGGCGCGTGGAATCTCGCGAGCGGTTACGCCAGGCGCGATGGTGACGGGCGCTTCCACGTCGTCGCGTACGACTATGGCGTCAAGCGCAACATCCTGCGCCGCCTCGCCGCGCACGGCTGCAAAGTCACCGTCGTTCCGGCCGAGATGCCGGCCGAAGAAGCGCTCGGACTGGAGCCCGACGGGATCCTGCTCGCGAACGGCCCGGGCGATCCCGCGCCGTGCGATTACGCGATCCGCGCGATCCGCACCTTCCTCGGCGTCGGCGTGCCGCTCTTCGGCATCTGCCTCGGCCATCAGCTGCTCGGGCTCGCCGTCGGCGCGAAGACCGTGAAGATGAAGTTCGGCCACCACGGCGCGAACCATCCGGTGCAGGACCTCGCCACCGGCCGCGTGATGATCACCAGCCAGAACCACGGCTTCGCGGTCGATCCCGCGACGCTGCCTGCGAACACCAAGGTCACGCACGTCTCGCTGTTCGACGGCAGCCTGCAGGGTTTCGAGCTCACCGATCGCCCGGCGTTCTGCTTTCAGGGTCACCCCGAAGCGAGCCCGGGGCCGCAGGACGTCGATTATTTGTTCAAGCGGTTCATGAAGATGATGGATGAGAAGGAAAGCGTGAAACGTGAAACGTGA
- the fur gene encoding ferric iron uptake transcriptional regulator yields the protein MSSPTDLKTIGLKATLPRLRILEIFEKGDVRHLSAEDVYKTLLKDGTDTGLATVYRVLTQFEQAGLLLRHHFEGGKAVFELKGGGHHDHIVCIECGHVEEFYDSEIEKRQNEIAAERGFNLQDHSLHLYAECTKANCPHRLARKE from the coding sequence TTGAGCTCCCCGACCGATCTGAAGACCATCGGCCTCAAAGCCACGCTTCCCCGGCTGCGCATCCTCGAAATCTTCGAGAAGGGCGACGTGCGCCACCTCTCCGCGGAGGACGTGTACAAGACGTTGCTCAAGGACGGGACCGACACCGGGCTCGCCACGGTCTATCGCGTGCTCACCCAGTTCGAGCAGGCCGGCCTGCTGCTGCGCCACCACTTCGAAGGCGGCAAAGCGGTCTTCGAGCTCAAAGGCGGCGGGCACCACGACCACATCGTCTGCATCGAATGCGGCCACGTCGAGGAGTTCTACGACTCCGAGATCGAGAAGCGCCAGAACGAGATCGCGGCCGAGCGCGGATTCAATCTGCAGGATCACTCGCTGCATCTCTATGCGGAGTGCACGAAGGCGAACTGCCCGCACCGGCTCGCGCGAAAAGAGTGA
- a CDS encoding outer membrane protein assembly factor BamE — MPSVPGLTPYKIDIQQGNYVTQDMVDKLKPGMTKSQVRFALGTPLVTDMFHNDRWDYVYVLQKKGVVTEQRRIVVVFSDDKLLRIDGDVKPAGSEKPVASK, encoded by the coding sequence ATGCCGAGCGTCCCCGGCCTCACGCCCTACAAGATCGATATCCAGCAGGGTAACTACGTGACCCAGGACATGGTCGACAAGCTCAAGCCGGGCATGACCAAGAGCCAGGTTCGCTTCGCGCTCGGCACGCCGCTGGTCACCGACATGTTCCACAACGACCGCTGGGATTACGTCTACGTGCTCCAGAAAAAAGGCGTGGTCACCGAGCAGCGCCGCATCGTCGTCGTGTTCTCCGACGACAAGCTGCTGCGCATCGACGGCGACGTGAAGCCCGCGGGCAGCGAAAAACCGGTGGCCTCCAAATGA
- the grpE gene encoding nucleotide exchange factor GrpE: MQETPDITNTNEAQEAAAAATGGDLEERLKKAEEAAQTHQDAYLRARAETDNVRKRSQTEIANAHKFAIESFTNELLAVKDSLEAGLGAENASVESMRAGVELTLRQLKAVFEKFNVSEVDPTGQKFDPHRHQAISTVEADAEPNTVVQTLQKGYLLHDRVIRPALVIVSKSEN, from the coding sequence ATGCAGGAAACACCCGATATCACCAACACCAACGAGGCCCAGGAGGCCGCCGCGGCTGCTACCGGCGGCGACCTCGAGGAGCGCCTCAAGAAGGCCGAAGAGGCCGCCCAGACCCACCAGGACGCGTATCTGCGCGCCCGCGCCGAGACCGACAACGTCCGCAAGCGCAGCCAGACCGAGATCGCCAACGCCCACAAGTTCGCGATCGAGAGCTTCACGAACGAGCTCCTGGCGGTGAAAGACAGCCTCGAGGCGGGGCTCGGGGCCGAGAACGCCTCGGTCGAGAGCATGCGGGCCGGGGTCGAGCTGACCCTGCGGCAGCTCAAGGCGGTTTTCGAGAAGTTCAACGTCAGCGAAGTCGACCCGACGGGTCAGAAGTTCGACCCGCACCGCCACCAGGCGATCAGCACCGTCGAAGCCGACGCCGAGCCCAATACCGTCGTGCAAACGCTCCAGAAGGGCTACCTCCTGCACGACCGCGTGATCCGCCCTGCGCTGGTCATCGTGTCGAAATCCGAAAACTGA
- the recN gene encoding DNA repair protein RecN: protein MLRSLSIRDFVIVDKLDLEFESGFTVLTGETGAGKSILVDALALVLGDRGEASVVRQGAQRADIAAGFDIDDEGALARWLEERELASDERSCLLRRTIDSSGRSRAFVNGTAATLTQLREVGEFLVDIHGQHAHQSLQRSAAQRDLLDGFGGHAEIAERVADLYRGWRRRADDRAAFEKNSAAIAAERERFEWQVKELAALEMNADAWTALTGEHARLAHAASLIEGAQAGLDALSEDESAALTQMNAVISRLNALLEFDPALREVLDALEPAAIQVQEAVYSLRHYEQKLEVDPQRLRAAESRLDAIHAACRKFRIEPEDIPRTLEAARARLAELDVSADPKAMEKLEAEALAAYRTEAGKLSAARRKTAAKLGTEVTAAMQTLAMAGGVFEVALDPLGEPNSHGLEHVEFRVSAHKSMSPQPLAKVASGGELSRLSLAIQTVASRVAQVPTLVFDEVDVGIGGRVAEIVGKMLKDLGRKHQVMCITHLPQVAACADHQWQVSKAASKTKIASKVIALDAEQRVDEIARMLGGVKITETTRKHAAEMLGLKE from the coding sequence ATGCTGCGCAGTCTTTCGATCCGGGACTTCGTCATCGTCGACAAGCTCGATCTGGAGTTCGAGTCGGGCTTTACCGTGCTCACCGGAGAGACCGGGGCGGGCAAGTCGATCCTGGTCGATGCGCTCGCGCTCGTGCTCGGCGACCGCGGCGAGGCGAGTGTCGTGCGGCAGGGGGCGCAGCGCGCGGACATCGCCGCCGGGTTCGACATCGACGACGAGGGCGCGCTCGCGCGCTGGCTCGAAGAGCGCGAGCTCGCGTCGGACGAGCGCTCGTGCCTCCTGCGCCGGACGATCGATTCGAGCGGGCGCTCGCGCGCGTTCGTGAACGGGACCGCGGCGACGCTCACGCAGTTGCGCGAAGTCGGCGAGTTCCTCGTCGACATCCACGGGCAGCACGCGCACCAGTCGCTCCAGCGGAGCGCCGCGCAGCGCGATCTCCTCGACGGTTTCGGCGGGCACGCCGAGATCGCGGAACGCGTCGCGGACCTCTACCGTGGGTGGCGCCGCCGCGCCGACGATCGCGCGGCGTTCGAGAAGAACTCGGCGGCGATCGCTGCGGAGCGCGAGCGTTTCGAATGGCAGGTGAAAGAGCTTGCCGCGCTCGAGATGAACGCCGACGCCTGGACCGCGCTCACCGGCGAGCACGCGCGGCTCGCGCACGCCGCGAGCCTCATCGAAGGCGCACAAGCGGGACTCGACGCGCTGTCCGAAGACGAGTCCGCTGCGCTGACGCAGATGAACGCGGTGATCTCGCGGCTCAACGCGCTGCTCGAGTTCGATCCGGCTTTGCGCGAGGTGCTCGATGCGCTCGAGCCCGCGGCGATCCAGGTGCAGGAAGCGGTATACAGCCTGCGCCACTACGAGCAGAAGCTCGAGGTCGATCCGCAGCGGCTGCGCGCCGCCGAGTCGCGTCTCGACGCGATCCATGCGGCGTGCCGCAAGTTCCGCATAGAGCCCGAGGACATCCCGCGCACCCTCGAAGCCGCGCGCGCGAGGCTCGCGGAGCTCGACGTCTCCGCCGATCCGAAGGCGATGGAAAAGCTCGAGGCCGAAGCGCTCGCGGCTTACCGCACGGAAGCCGGAAAGCTCTCCGCCGCTCGCCGCAAGACCGCGGCAAAGCTCGGAACCGAAGTCACCGCCGCGATGCAGACGCTCGCGATGGCCGGCGGCGTGTTCGAGGTCGCGCTCGATCCGCTCGGCGAACCCAACTCTCACGGGCTCGAGCACGTCGAGTTCCGCGTGAGCGCGCACAAGAGCATGTCGCCGCAGCCGCTCGCGAAAGTCGCGTCGGGCGGCGAGCTTTCGCGCCTATCGCTGGCGATCCAGACCGTCGCCAGCCGCGTCGCGCAGGTGCCGACGCTGGTGTTCGACGAGGTCGATGTCGGCATCGGCGGCCGCGTCGCCGAGATCGTCGGGAAAATGCTGAAGGACCTGGGCCGCAAGCACCAGGTGATGTGCATCACCCACCTCCCGCAGGTCGCGGCGTGCGCCGATCACCAGTGGCAGGTGTCGAAAGCCGCGTCCAAGACCAAGATCGCGAGCAAGGTCATCGCGCTCGATGCCGAACAGCGGGTCGACGAGATCGCGCGCATGCTCGGCGGCGTCAAGATCACCGAGACGACCAGGAAGCACGCGGCGGAGATGCTCGGTCTGAAGGAGTGA
- a CDS encoding NAD kinase, which yields MDKSFKTVALIGKYKSPEIAPPLLELAAYLEGRGVQVMIDRLTASHIGECRYPVLALEELGPKVDLAVVLGGDGTMLNIARTFAPFAAKLVGVNQGRLGFLTDISLDTMIETIGRILDGQYVTEDRMLLEADVYSGAESVFNVLAFNDVVVSKGLRGSMIEFEVLIDGEPIYTQRSDGLIVATPTGSTAYALSAGGPIVHPSLRVISLVPVCPHTLSNRPIVISSDSTIDLVVRGADDPRAHFDSHSHFELGEGDRIRIRRYAHDISLLHPVGHSYYAMLRQKLAWNRQ from the coding sequence ATGGACAAATCCTTCAAGACGGTCGCGCTGATCGGCAAGTACAAAAGCCCCGAAATCGCTCCGCCGCTGCTCGAGCTCGCCGCCTATCTGGAAGGCCGCGGCGTGCAGGTCATGATCGACCGCCTGACCGCCTCGCACATCGGAGAGTGCCGCTACCCGGTGCTGGCGCTCGAGGAGCTCGGGCCGAAAGTCGACCTCGCCGTCGTGCTCGGCGGCGACGGGACGATGCTCAACATCGCCCGCACCTTCGCGCCGTTCGCAGCGAAGCTGGTCGGCGTGAACCAGGGGCGTCTAGGTTTCCTGACCGACATCTCGCTCGACACCATGATCGAGACCATCGGCCGCATCCTCGACGGGCAGTACGTCACAGAAGACCGCATGCTGCTGGAAGCCGACGTCTACAGCGGCGCCGAATCGGTGTTCAACGTCCTCGCCTTCAACGACGTGGTCGTGAGCAAGGGGCTGCGCGGCAGCATGATCGAGTTCGAGGTCCTCATCGACGGCGAGCCGATCTATACCCAGCGCTCCGACGGTCTCATCGTCGCCACGCCGACGGGCTCGACCGCTTACGCGCTCTCGGCGGGCGGTCCGATCGTGCATCCAAGCTTGCGCGTGATCTCGCTCGTCCCGGTGTGCCCGCACACGCTGTCCAACCGGCCGATCGTGATCAGCAGCGACAGCACCATAGACCTCGTCGTCCGCGGCGCCGACGACCCGCGCGCGCACTTCGACAGCCATTCGCATTTCGAGCTGGGTGAAGGCGACCGCATCCGCATCCGCCGCTACGCGCACGACATCAGCCTGCTGCATCCGGTGGGACATAGTTATTACGCGATGCTGCGGCAGAAGCTCGCCTGGAACCGTCAGTAA
- the hemH gene encoding ferrochelatase gives MNGSSKGVGVLLINLGTPEAPTPEAVRVYLKEFLSDPRVVEIPRAVWWPILYLFILPRRPKASAARYAQVWTRDGSPLKVYAERQTLMLQGYLGERLRAPVAVDYAMRYGKPSIADKLQALRKRGCDRILLVPLYPQYAASTTATALDRVLASLEAMRDQPAVRTVRDFHDDPGYIEALAASVRDFWMKRGRPEVLVMSFHGIPKRSVDLGDPYRDQCLETGRLLAAALELPESRYRIAFQSRFGRAEWLKPYTAETLADFGRAGTAPVDVICPGFVADCLETLEEIAIEGRQIYEKAGGRELRYIPCLNDRHEWIAALTELTARNLLGWVEPGEAARNYRPFGVSAF, from the coding sequence GTGAACGGGTCAAGCAAGGGCGTCGGTGTTCTGCTCATCAACCTGGGTACCCCCGAGGCGCCGACTCCCGAAGCGGTCCGCGTCTACCTGAAGGAGTTTCTCTCCGACCCGCGCGTCGTCGAGATTCCGCGCGCGGTGTGGTGGCCGATCCTGTACTTATTCATCCTGCCGCGGCGGCCCAAGGCGTCGGCCGCGCGTTACGCCCAGGTCTGGACGCGCGACGGCTCGCCGCTCAAGGTCTATGCCGAGCGCCAGACGCTGATGCTCCAGGGTTATCTCGGCGAGCGGCTGCGGGCCCCGGTCGCCGTCGACTACGCGATGCGCTACGGCAAGCCGTCGATCGCGGACAAACTGCAGGCGCTCAGGAAGCGCGGCTGCGACCGCATCCTGCTCGTTCCGCTCTACCCGCAATATGCCGCCAGCACCACCGCGACGGCGCTCGACCGCGTGCTCGCCAGCCTGGAAGCGATGCGAGACCAGCCGGCGGTCCGCACGGTCCGCGATTTCCACGACGACCCGGGCTACATCGAGGCGCTCGCGGCGAGCGTGCGCGACTTCTGGATGAAGCGCGGAAGGCCCGAGGTCCTGGTGATGAGCTTCCACGGCATCCCCAAGCGATCCGTCGACCTCGGAGACCCGTACCGCGACCAGTGCCTGGAGACCGGGCGCCTCCTCGCCGCGGCGCTGGAGCTTCCCGAATCGCGCTACCGCATCGCGTTCCAGTCGCGCTTCGGCCGCGCCGAATGGCTCAAGCCCTACACCGCCGAGACCCTGGCCGACTTCGGCCGGGCCGGGACGGCGCCGGTCGACGTGATCTGCCCCGGCTTCGTCGCCGACTGCCTGGAGACGCTCGAGGAGATCGCGATCGAGGGCCGGCAGATCTACGAGAAGGCCGGCGGCAGGGAGCTGCGCTACATCCCGTGCCTCAACGACCGCCACGAGTGGATCGCGGCGCTCACCGAGCTCACGGCGCGAAACCTGCTCGGATGGGTAGAGCCCGGCGAGGCGGCCCGAAATTACCGGCCATTCGGGGTTTCCGCATTCTGA
- the dnaK gene encoding molecular chaperone DnaK, with protein sequence MGPNESTTASSSEEHMGKIIGIDLGTTNSCVSVMENGTPKVIENSEGARTTPSIVAYMDDGEVLTGAPAKRQAVTNPKNTLYAVKRLIGRRFEEKEVQKDIDLMPYRIVKADNNDAWVEVRGKKMAPPEVSAQVLMKMKKTAEDYLGEPVTEAVITVPAYFNDSQRQATKDAGRIAGLDVKRIINEPTAAALAFGLDKKKGDRKIAVFDLGGGTFDISIIEIAEVEGEHQFEVLSTNGDTFLGGEDFDQRLMDYLCDEFKKESGIDLRKDMLALQRLKDGAEKAKIELSSSQQTEVNLPYITADASGPKHLAVKITRAKFESLVDELIDRTIEPCRIAVKDAGVKLSDIDDVILVGGQTRMPKVQEKVKEFFGKEPRKDVNPDEAVAVGAAIQGGVLQGEVKDVLLLDVTPLSLGIETLGGVMTKLIQKNTTIPTKASQVFSTADDNQSAVTIHVLQGEREMARANKSLGQFNLTDIPPAPRGMPQIEVTFDIDANGILHVSAKDKATGKENKIKIQASSGLSEDEIQRMVKDAEAHAEEDKKIRETVDARNQCDHMVHSVKKALTEHGDKVGADEKSKIEAALKDAEEAMKSDDKEKIEAATQTLAQAAQKLGEQAYAQEQAKQQGAAGGAQPQGSAQGGKQPDDGNVVDAEYEEVKEKK encoded by the coding sequence ATCGGACCTAACGAATCCACTACCGCAAGCTCCAGCGAGGAACACATGGGAAAAATCATCGGCATAGACCTCGGCACCACGAACTCGTGCGTATCCGTCATGGAAAACGGCACGCCGAAGGTCATCGAGAACTCGGAAGGCGCGCGCACGACGCCTTCGATCGTCGCCTATATGGACGACGGTGAAGTGCTGACCGGCGCCCCGGCGAAACGCCAGGCGGTCACCAACCCGAAGAACACCCTCTACGCGGTGAAGCGCCTCATCGGCCGCCGCTTCGAGGAAAAAGAGGTCCAGAAGGACATCGACCTCATGCCGTACCGGATCGTCAAGGCGGACAACAACGACGCCTGGGTCGAAGTGCGCGGCAAGAAGATGGCCCCGCCCGAAGTGTCGGCGCAGGTCCTGATGAAGATGAAGAAGACCGCCGAAGACTATCTCGGCGAGCCGGTCACCGAAGCGGTGATCACGGTGCCCGCGTACTTCAACGACTCGCAGCGCCAGGCGACCAAGGACGCCGGCCGCATCGCGGGCCTCGACGTCAAGCGCATCATCAACGAGCCGACGGCGGCGGCGCTCGCGTTCGGCCTCGACAAGAAGAAGGGCGACCGCAAGATCGCGGTATTCGACCTCGGCGGCGGCACGTTCGACATCTCGATCATCGAGATCGCCGAAGTCGAAGGCGAGCACCAGTTCGAGGTGCTGTCGACCAACGGCGATACGTTCCTCGGCGGCGAGGACTTCGACCAGCGCCTGATGGATTACCTGTGCGACGAGTTCAAGAAGGAGTCGGGCATCGATCTGCGCAAGGACATGCTCGCGCTGCAGCGCCTGAAGGACGGCGCGGAGAAAGCGAAGATCGAGCTGTCGTCGTCGCAGCAGACCGAGGTGAACCTGCCGTACATCACGGCCGACGCCTCGGGTCCGAAGCACCTCGCGGTGAAGATCACGCGCGCCAAGTTCGAGTCGCTCGTCGACGAGCTGATCGACCGCACCATCGAGCCGTGCCGCATCGCCGTCAAGGACGCGGGCGTGAAGCTCTCGGACATCGACGACGTCATCCTCGTCGGCGGCCAGACGCGCATGCCGAAGGTGCAGGAAAAGGTGAAGGAGTTCTTCGGCAAGGAGCCGCGCAAGGACGTGAACCCGGACGAGGCCGTCGCAGTCGGCGCCGCGATCCAGGGCGGCGTGCTCCAGGGTGAAGTGAAGGACGTGCTGCTGCTCGACGTCACCCCGCTGTCGCTGGGTATCGAGACGCTGGGCGGCGTCATGACCAAGCTCATCCAGAAGAACACCACGATCCCGACCAAGGCGAGCCAGGTGTTCTCGACGGCGGACGACAACCAGAGCGCGGTCACGATCCACGTGCTCCAGGGCGAGCGCGAGATGGCGCGCGCCAACAAGTCGCTCGGCCAGTTCAACCTGACCGACATCCCGCCCGCGCCGCGCGGCATGCCGCAGATCGAGGTCACGTTCGACATCGACGCGAACGGCATCCTGCACGTCTCGGCGAAGGACAAGGCGACCGGCAAGGAGAACAAGATCAAGATCCAGGCGTCGAGCGGTCTGTCGGAAGACGAGATCCAGCGCATGGTGAAGGACGCCGAAGCGCACGCCGAGGAAGACAAGAAGATCCGCGAGACGGTCGACGCCCGCAACCAGTGCGACCACATGGTCCACTCGGTGAAGAAGGCCCTGACGGAGCACGGCGACAAGGTCGGCGCCGACGAGAAGTCGAAGATCGAAGCCGCGTTGAAGGACGCCGAAGAGGCGATGAAGTCCGACGACAAGGAGAAGATCGAAGCCGCGACCCAGACGCTGGCGCAGGCCGCCCAGAAGCTCGGCGAGCAGGCGTACGCGCAGGAGCAGGCCAAGCAGCAGGGCGCCGCCGGCGGCGCTCAGCCGCAGGGCTCGGCGCAGGGCGGCAAGCAGCCGGATGACGGCAACGTCGTCGACGCGGAGTACGAAGAGGTGAAAGAGAAGAAGTGA
- the hrcA gene encoding heat-inducible transcriptional repressor HrcA has translation MSSDIPVLNERAQVLLKTLVERYIADGQPVGSRALSRFSGLELSPASIRNVMADLEDLGFIASPHTSAGRVPTARGYRFFVDTLLTIKPLDSFEINKLGEQLHSENRQRIVTSASQMLADLTRFAGVVMTPRRSAGFRHIEFVKLSDTRVLLILVTPEGDVQNRILTTQRAYSPSELVEAANILNQNYAGLTFEETRARIHEELKQLREDMTQLMTRALEVGNEALNDSADDVVISGEGRLLDVHDLSSDMQRLRKLFDLFERKTGLLQLLDVSNRAHGVQIFIGGESGLVPLDEFCSVVTAPYEVDGQIVGTVGVIGPTRMAYERVIPIVDITAKLLSSALSHH, from the coding sequence ATGTCAAGCGACATCCCCGTGCTGAACGAGCGCGCGCAGGTCCTGCTGAAGACGCTCGTCGAGCGCTACATCGCGGACGGACAGCCTGTCGGCTCCCGCGCGCTCTCCAGGTTTTCCGGCCTCGAGCTCTCGCCCGCAAGCATTCGCAATGTGATGGCCGATCTCGAGGATCTCGGCTTCATCGCGAGCCCGCACACCTCCGCCGGTCGCGTGCCCACCGCGCGCGGCTATCGCTTCTTCGTCGACACGCTGCTCACGATCAAGCCGCTGGACTCGTTCGAGATCAACAAGCTCGGAGAACAGCTGCACTCCGAGAACCGCCAGCGCATCGTGACGTCGGCGTCGCAGATGCTCGCGGACCTGACGCGTTTCGCCGGCGTGGTGATGACCCCGCGCCGCAGCGCGGGCTTCCGCCACATCGAGTTCGTGAAGCTCTCGGACACGCGGGTGCTGCTGATACTCGTCACGCCCGAAGGCGACGTGCAGAACCGCATCCTGACCACGCAGCGCGCGTACAGCCCGTCGGAGCTGGTCGAGGCGGCGAACATCCTCAACCAGAACTACGCCGGTCTCACGTTCGAGGAAACCCGCGCGCGCATTCACGAAGAGCTCAAGCAGCTGCGCGAGGACATGACCCAGCTCATGACCCGCGCGCTCGAAGTCGGCAACGAGGCGCTCAACGACTCGGCCGACGACGTGGTGATCTCGGGCGAAGGCCGCCTGCTCGACGTGCACGACCTCTCGTCGGACATGCAGCGGCTGCGCAAGCTCTTCGACCTCTTCGAGCGCAAGACCGGCCTGCTGCAGCTCCTCGACGTCTCGAATCGCGCGCACGGCGTGCAGATCTTCATCGGCGGCGAATCGGGGCTGGTCCCGCTCGACGAGTTCTGCAGCGTGGTCACCGCGCCCTACGAGGTCGACGGCCAGATCGTCGGCACGGTCGGCGTCATCGGCCCGACGCGCATGGCGTACGAGCGCGTGATCCCGATCGTCGACATCACCGCCAAGCTGCTGTCGAGCGCGCTTTCACACCATTAA
- the dapB gene encoding 4-hydroxy-tetrahydrodipicolinate reductase translates to MKVAIAGASGRMGRVLLETVIKAPDAELAAALDQRGSPFIGRNAGELVGESSPVTIAEDLKSALAGCDVLIDFTRPEGTLLHAAVCRTLGVRLVIGTTGFTPEQKDEIAAAAAGIPVAMAPNFSVGVNVTFKLIELAATALKDGYDVEIVEAHHRHKVDAPSGTALGMGQIVAKALGRDLEKDAVYGREGVTGERRTNTIGFATVRGGDVVGDHTVMFLGTGERIEITHRSNSRATYAQGALRSARFLMGKKSGLYDMQDVLGLK, encoded by the coding sequence ATGAAAGTCGCGATCGCGGGCGCGAGCGGTCGCATGGGCCGCGTATTGCTGGAAACCGTCATCAAAGCGCCCGACGCCGAGCTTGCCGCGGCGCTCGACCAGCGCGGCAGTCCCTTTATCGGCCGCAACGCGGGCGAGCTGGTCGGCGAGAGCTCGCCGGTGACGATCGCCGAAGACCTGAAGAGCGCGCTCGCCGGCTGCGACGTGCTGATCGATTTCACGCGGCCGGAAGGCACGCTGCTGCATGCGGCGGTGTGCCGCACGCTCGGCGTGCGCCTCGTCATCGGCACGACCGGCTTCACGCCCGAGCAGAAAGACGAGATCGCTGCCGCCGCGGCCGGGATCCCGGTCGCGATGGCGCCGAACTTCAGCGTCGGCGTCAACGTGACGTTCAAGCTGATCGAGCTCGCGGCGACGGCGTTGAAGGACGGTTACGACGTCGAGATCGTCGAAGCGCACCACCGCCACAAGGTCGACGCGCCTTCGGGAACGGCGCTGGGAATGGGCCAGATCGTCGCCAAAGCGCTCGGGCGCGATCTCGAGAAAGACGCGGTCTACGGCCGCGAAGGCGTCACCGGCGAGCGGAGGACGAACACCATCGGTTTCGCGACGGTGCGCGGCGGCGATGTCGTCGGCGATCACACCGTGATGTTCCTCGGGACCGGCGAGCGTATCGAAATTACCCACCGCTCCAATAGTCGTGCCACCTACGCGCAAGGGGCATTGCGGTCCGCGCGGTTCCTGATGGGCAAGAAGAGCGGCCTGTACGACATGCAGGACGTCCTGGGGCTGAAGTAG